The Vibrio tritonius genomic sequence CTTCATGTTGTGCAATTAAACCCATTAACGATCGACGGTGGTCATTCATTGATTGACGCATGGATTCAGGCTGCGGGTGGGGTGAATGTTGCGCAGGATGTTCATGGCAGCTTAAAAGTGACATCGAAAGAGCAGATGTTGGCATGGAACCCAGATGTGATTATTTTTGGCGGCAGTGCAATGCCAGATCCTGCTACTCGCGCCAGTGATTTAAAAGCATTAGAAAACGATCCTATGTGGTCGAGTGTTAACGCGGTAAAACATCACCAACTTTATATCAATCCTAATGGTGCGTTCCTGTGGGATCGCTATGGTGCTGAAACCGCGTTGCAAATTCAATGGGCTGCAAAAACATTGCATCCAGAGCACTTTAAACAACTGGATATCGCGAAAGAGACCAAAGCGTTCTACCACCGTTTTCTTAACTACGATCTCTCCGATACTCAAGTGAATGAAATTCTGCAAGATTTGCCGCCAAAAACGTTGTAACTTGGCGTTTATCTGATTAAGGTGAAGCCCCGAATTTTTCGGGGCTTATTTTTTGATTTTTATAACAAAAAGAGATGTCAGTACACCGAATATCTCTTACCTAAAACCGCTTTTAAATAACAGACAGACACCTTCAAAAAGGAAAAAAAATGGGAAGTTCCGTATCGAAACGCGCTGTATTCAGTGCCATGTTAATCGTGAGCAGTGCGCTCTCTACCCGTGTTTGGGCAGGCAGCGGGATTTATGTTCAAGCCTCTAAAGGCAGTTTCAATAACGAAGCGATCGATAAGCTATTTGAGCAAAGACCTCAACTGCAGCATGACACTATCTACGCTGGTACTCCGCTTAATGTGTTGAAATCGGCAAGTGAAAACCATGCGTTTGCATTTAGCGCTGTGGACAACACTACCATCAATGGCAAGCTTGTGCAGGCAACCGTTACTGCGTTTGAGCAATACAAGCCAACCGAAGTGATCGCTTATGTGACTATGCCAATTGAGATGTGCGTACTAATGAACAAACAAGATGTGCAATCTCAAGCGCCGATTACTCTGATTGCCTCTCATCCTGCAGCGTTGAAACAAATTGATCGTTGGAAGCAGAGTATCAAAGGGTTAGCAGAGCAAGAAATTCCAGCAGGCACTGCAGAAGCAGCACGCAAAGTCGCTCAAGGTGAGATGCCAAAAGGCACAGCGGCGATCGGTTCTTGCGCGCTGGCTTCTCTATATCCAACGCTTTCTGTGGTGCAAAAAGGTGTGCAGGATAATAAAAATAACGCGACGTCTTTTTTAATGATGAAAGTTGCGAAACGTGACAAACCAATCAGTAAACAAGCTGCGCGTCATGAGCTTAATGCTGCCATCGCTCAAGGCAAAAAAGCGGATTTATTGCTGCTTAATAAGTAATCGCAACACTTAATTAGTAATCAAAGTACTTAATAAGTAACTAGAGTTCGCCAATAATAAAAAAGCAGCCAAGGTTGGCTGCTTTAAATGCTTAATACTTTCAAAAAAGGATTAACGACGTTTACCTTCGCGTTTTGCTAGCTCAAATTCAAACTCGTCTGGGTAAAGCACAATGCCTTCACCTTGTGCGTCAGGAAAAACGATAATCGAAAGTTCGTCTTCTTCTAGACCTTGAGTCCAGCGGCTTTTCCATTTAGCGACTGAAATCGCTTCCGTTTGAAAACCTTCCCATTCGTCAGTTGCCCACAATGCCGCATGTTCTTGGCTCGGCCATACTGGAACACAATCTTCATCGTCGGCACTGAGAAGCACGCTGCCATGCTCATCAATCAAAAGCCAAATTTTAAGATCGGTGGCTACCGCGTTGAAGAATTGGTTCATTCGTTCAGTTGGATCTTTAGCAAGAGTGTCTAAAGAGATAGTTGCTGTCATGAAAAGCCTTTGCTTCTATTTTCTGATGGACTGCGTTTAGTATAACGGCATGTGCAAGGTTTTTAGAATGTTTTTACAGCTCTAGCTAAAAAAGCGAATTATCTGGTGAAACTGATGACAAAAAGTACTATTCATCTCTTTTTTATGCATTAGTTAAAAATGAAATGCGCATCACATTATGACCAATGTCATTTCACTATATTCGCGATGAAAACAGGCTTGTTCTTCTTTAGCTAGTTGATTGGGAAGTGGGATGTACACTTCCTCTTCGTTGGTCTTGCCAGCGTTCGAACGGATTCAACGTGAAGCGAAAGTTAATGCGTTAATTGCGTGCTTTAGAGGTGTGGTTATGAAAATCATCATCGTTTTATTAGGAGCATTATTATTTACTATTGCCAGCTTTGCTTAAGGTAATGCTGGAAGAATAAGTGTTCTCCTATTGAAATAAAGCAGTGGTCTTTTAAAGTGATGATCGCTGCTTTACTTTATATTACTTGCTGCTCTAATTTAGAGACAATACTTACCCAGTTTGCACCTTTGCCACAAGGGGCTTCACATTCACGCTTTAAATATCCAGTAGCGCTATTAATAGCGTAAAGTCCGATAACCGAGGCTTGTTCGCCAGTGACGATCAGCCATTGATCATCCGGAGTAATAGCAAAACTTCTCGGGCAGGACTCGACGGGGAACGAACTCACATAACGCATTGACACTGCATCGATCTCAAACAAGGAAATGCGGCTGGTGGTTCTCTCTGAGGTATAAAGAAAACGCCCGTTATGAGTGAGATGAATATCCGCCGCCCAGACCCGAGGTTGGTCATCGTTCTGGCGTTTCTCTGGTGCAAGCCCAGGGGCTAGACCCATTTCTGCAAAAGGCAATATGGCACAGCGCTCTCGTTCGATAAGTGACGGAGGCGAAATGTCATCTTTACTCGCTGCTTCAATACGGTAACGGATCACTTCTCCTGACATTTCAGTTAAGAGATACAGTTCATCTCCCGCGGGTGAAAAGACAAAATGGCGCGGGCCAGACTCCGGCGTGACGTTAATGTGCCTAGGTTCACCACGCTCTGCGCCATAAGAAGATATTTGCAGCTTATCGCTACCTAACTCACTATGAATTAACCATTTTTTATCTGGACTGATGTGGATCGCATGCGGATGTGAGCCACAAGGGAACCAATCTGTTGTGTTATTACTTGCGTCTTGTAAACGGGTCTGTGCCCAAAGGTTATCGGCAAAAGAGACGCTATAGGCGGTTAAGCCATCTGGGCTTAGTTCGATATTTGCCATGCTAGCGGGTAATGGCCACTCTTGAGTGAGACTTAATCCTTGAGGCTCAATGCGATATTGCAATAATCGATAGGGCTTGGAGCGAATAACAGCATACAAAAGCGCGCGTTTTTCGTCGATGGTCATCGGCATTACGAGAGGTGCGGCTGAAACATCCGTAACCCAACGCAACTTCTCCGTTGTATTAGGCGTACAGGAGTCGAGTTCGTAACAGGAAATCGTTCCAGATTCGGCATTGGAAACAAAGAGTTGGTAGGGCATCGGCACATCTCGCAATCATTTTGATCTAGTATATCAATCCGGTAATGAAAGGCAGTAGTCATCTATAAACAATCACTGACCTTTTGAGAGGTATCGCATTTTTCCGTTCATATAGACTAAGCGATGGTATTTCCCCAAGAGAGACTTATTCCTTTTATTTAGTACGTGTTAATATGCACAAACTAAATCGTTGAGGTGTTAATAAGTTATGGCAACTATATTGGATGTGTCTCGCCGGGCAGGAGTGGCAAAGTCTACGGTTTCTCGCGTATTGAGTGGTCGTGGTTACACATCAGAAAAAACGCGTGATGCAGTGTTAAAAGCGGCTCAAGAACTGAATTATCGTCCTAATGTGCTTGCGCGTAATCTAGCTCGCCAAACATCAGATACGATAGGGTTAATTTTACCTGCCGGGGCGAACGTTTCACGCTATTTGGCGTCGCTGATTGATGAAATCCATAAGTCGGCTCATGCGGCGGGAAAAGATGTCATCATGAGACACGTCGAAGATTTGCCCGGACAAGCGGTATCGTCTATCTATGATTTGATCGACCACCGCTGTGAAGCTGTGCTTTATTACAATGCTTCTAGTTCGGCTCATTATGAAGAAACCATTGCAGTGATCGATGAGGAAATTGAAAAATTTCCAGTTCCTGTCATGTTACTCAACAGCTATTTACCTAAACACCCTAACTATTGTGTTTGGTATGAGCACGAAAAATACGCCGCTAAACCGGTCGAATATCTGATTGAAAAAGGGCATCGTCAAATTGCCTATCTTAGTTGCTCGTTAGTTCAACGTACTGCACAGGCGCGTCAGATTGGTTATCAGCAAGCATTAAGCCAAGCTGGGATTGAATACGATCCTCAGCGATTTATTGAAGGCTTACCCGTAAGTGAAGATGGCACTGTGCCGCGAGATATGTGTGAAGTGGGGTATTTGGCGTGTAAGGAGTTACTTGCTCGTGACGTGTCATTTACCGCGATTTGCTGCGTTAACGATCATCTCGCAATTGGTGCGTTAAAAGCGCTGCAAGAATACGGACTGAATGTGCCTAATGATGTTGCTTTGTTTGGTTTTGATGACAGCCCAGTGCTCAACTACTTTACGCCATCCATAAGCTCAGTGATTCTTCCATCGGCAGAATTGATCAGTTACGCCGTGGCATTGTGCTTTGCTCATCTAAATAAAACACCATTTCCTGATTATCAGCAGCATCACATTGACGCACAGTTGGTAATTCGCGACTCGGTTACGAATAGATAAGCGTAACGACGATAGAGATTGAGCGACAAAAGCTGCAGGCATTGAGTTCCAATACCGTGTATAGAGTTCTAATACAAGGTGGATTCATGGCTGCGGCTTTTTCGTTTGTGACTATGGCATCGCTAGATAGCCGCATTGCCATAGAAACTTGAGCCGCACATTGGTTGGATTTGTTGATAGAGTGAAGCTGATTTCCACTCAAGATGACATGCCATTCTAACGACCTTTTTCTCAAGCAAATTTCGATTGAATCACAAAAGATCAATTTTTCGACAAAAATGTGGAAACGGTTTCCTATCGGTTTTGGGGTGTGCTAGATTAATCGACACAGTAACCCGAATGGGTTGCCGGTTTCATTTTTCAAAGCGTGATAAAGTTGGAGGTCAACCTGCTAGGTTGAGTTTCACTTCAGCTACCCTACCCATTAAGCGAATAGAGAAGTCGCTTTTATTATCGCCATAAATGGAACCGGTTACAGTTTTGAGTGGATCAACGTGAGTTTTGCTCTTTTGATTTAACACATTGAAATATGGAGAAATAAAAATGACAACATCTGTTTTCCCTAAAGATTTCTTGTGGGGTGGTGCAACAGCGGCAAACCAATTTGAAGGTGCTTGGGACGTTGATGGCAAAGGTCCAAGTTGTAGCGATATGTTAAGCGGAGGGACACACACCACACCTCGTCGTATTACCCGTACGATTGAACAAGGCGTGCATTACCCTTCTCATGAAGCGATTGATTTTTATCACCGTTACAAAGAAGACATTAAGTTGTTTGCTGAAATGGGCTTCAAAACATTCCGTCTTTCCATTAACTGGTCACGTATTTTCCCAACCGGAATGGAGCAAGAGCCAAACGAAGCCGGTTTGCAGTTTTACGATGATGTGTTTGATGAACTGAAAAAATACAACATCGAACCACTCGTGACCATTTCTCACTACGAACTGCCATTTGGTTTGACTCAAGAGTACAACGGTTGGGCGGGTCGTGAAGTGATTGAACACTTTACTCGTTACGCAGAAACCCTGTTCACTCGTTACCAAAACAAAGTGAAATACTGGTTAACCTTCAATGAAATCAACTGCGGTACAGCAGAATTCGGTGCTTACTTAGCGCTAGGTATTTTGCACAAAGACACCAAAGATTTCTTACACCAAGTGGATGAACCAGCGGTACGTTTCCAAGCGCTACACCACCAATTCGTAGCCAGTGCTCGTGCGGTTCAAATCGGTCACAAAATCAATCCAGATTTCAAAATCGGTTGTATGATCGCCTACATGACCACTTACCCATACACTTGTAACCCTGAAGACATTTTGTTGGCGCAAGAGTACAACAACATTCGCAATAACTACTGTGGTGATATTCAAGTTCGTGGTGAATACCCTCACTACGCCAAACGTTTCCTAAAAGAACACAACATCGAATTGGATATTCGTGACGGTGACTTAGAAGACATTAAAGCGGGTACAGTAGATTACTACACCTTCAGTTATTACATGTCGAACTGTGTATCAACCGATCCTAAGTTAGAAAATACCTCAGGTAACATTAACGGTGGCGTGAAAAACCCATATTTACAAGCGTCTGATTGGGGATGGCAAATCGACCCTAAAGGCCTGCGTTACTCATTGAACGAAATCTATGGTCGTTACGGCATTCCAATGATGGTGGTTGAAAACGGTCTCGGTGCATTTGATACAGTTGAAGCTGATGGCTCAATCAACGATAGCTACCGCATCGATTACCTAAAAGAGCACATTAAACAAATGGGCGAAGCGATTAAAGATGGCGTTGAACTTTGGGGTTACACACCTTGGGGTTGTATCGACCTTGTGAGTGCTTCAACCGGTGAGATGGAAAAACGTTACGGCTTTATCTATGTTGATAAAGATAACCAAGGTAAGGGCACATTGGATCGCAAGAAAAAAGCTTCTTTCTTCTGGTATAAAGACGTTATTGAATCTAATGGTGAAAACTGCTAAAAATAGGTGAAGCCTTGATATGATGAGCACTTGTATGCGTAAGTGCTCTTCATGTCGGCTGAACTAAAAAAGCCAGCTCACGGGGAGGTGGCTGGCTTTTTTAACAAGAACGGAATCAGCGACGTTTTTTCGGTCCGTAGCGAACCATGTCTTTACCATTCTCATACACGTCTTGAGATACCCAACGACCCAAAACCAGTTGGTGCTTGTCGTCTAATACGGCAACAAAAGGGCGTCCATCGGCGTTATTGGTAGCAAGGGCAACACCTTCTACATTCTTTAGACCTAAGCCACCCTTTTCAACCAAGATTAGAAAGGTTTCCAATTCTTCTAATGTGTTGATTACATCATTGTCGTTGATCATAACGCTCTGCTCATGTTCTAGATTAGCCGCCAAGCATACCAGTTTTCGGTATGGCTTCGAACCTTTCTGCTTTCGCTTGATGAAAGTTTAGGCGTTTTACAGTGTAAACTTTAGCGCCAACAACTCATATTGTTTTGAATCTCTCAACTTTAGGCTGCTGATATTTTTCTATTTTTACTAATGGTTTAATGAAATCAGTGAGTTGAAATTACTTTGGGTATATTATGAGCACACAGGAACATGCCGCATAGAGAGGGAACAATGCACTACGATTTTGATGAAATAATCAGTCGTGAAGAGACCAATAGTTTGAGCTTTGAAGGTTGGAAATCTTATATTTTCAAAGGTCGCGACAACATCAATTTTCAGTACGAAGATAAAGATTATATAAGGATGTGGGTGGCGGATATGGACTTTGCCACACCCGCTCCTGTGTTAGATGCCATTCGTGCCCGATTGGACCGAAAAATATTAGGTTATACCCAAGTCTTTGATCCTAAATATTTTGCT encodes the following:
- a CDS encoding prephenate dehydratase domain-containing protein; amino-acid sequence: MGSSVSKRAVFSAMLIVSSALSTRVWAGSGIYVQASKGSFNNEAIDKLFEQRPQLQHDTIYAGTPLNVLKSASENHAFAFSAVDNTTINGKLVQATVTAFEQYKPTEVIAYVTMPIEMCVLMNKQDVQSQAPITLIASHPAALKQIDRWKQSIKGLAEQEIPAGTAEAARKVAQGEMPKGTAAIGSCALASLYPTLSVVQKGVQDNKNNATSFLMMKVAKRDKPISKQAARHELNAAIAQGKKADLLLLNK
- a CDS encoding DUF2750 domain-containing protein, giving the protein MTATISLDTLAKDPTERMNQFFNAVATDLKIWLLIDEHGSVLLSADDEDCVPVWPSQEHAALWATDEWEGFQTEAISVAKWKSRWTQGLEEDELSIIVFPDAQGEGIVLYPDEFEFELAKREGKRR
- a CDS encoding lactonase family protein, with the protein product MPYQLFVSNAESGTISCYELDSCTPNTTEKLRWVTDVSAAPLVMPMTIDEKRALLYAVIRSKPYRLLQYRIEPQGLSLTQEWPLPASMANIELSPDGLTAYSVSFADNLWAQTRLQDASNNTTDWFPCGSHPHAIHISPDKKWLIHSELGSDKLQISSYGAERGEPRHINVTPESGPRHFVFSPAGDELYLLTEMSGEVIRYRIEAASKDDISPPSLIERERCAILPFAEMGLAPGLAPEKRQNDDQPRVWAADIHLTHNGRFLYTSERTTSRISLFEIDAVSMRYVSSFPVESCPRSFAITPDDQWLIVTGEQASVIGLYAINSATGYLKRECEAPCGKGANWVSIVSKLEQQVI
- a CDS encoding LacI family DNA-binding transcriptional regulator, which encodes MATILDVSRRAGVAKSTVSRVLSGRGYTSEKTRDAVLKAAQELNYRPNVLARNLARQTSDTIGLILPAGANVSRYLASLIDEIHKSAHAAGKDVIMRHVEDLPGQAVSSIYDLIDHRCEAVLYYNASSSAHYEETIAVIDEEIEKFPVPVMLLNSYLPKHPNYCVWYEHEKYAAKPVEYLIEKGHRQIAYLSCSLVQRTAQARQIGYQQALSQAGIEYDPQRFIEGLPVSEDGTVPRDMCEVGYLACKELLARDVSFTAICCVNDHLAIGALKALQEYGLNVPNDVALFGFDDSPVLNYFTPSISSVILPSAELISYAVALCFAHLNKTPFPDYQQHHIDAQLVIRDSVTNR
- a CDS encoding glycoside hydrolase family 1 protein, which codes for MTTSVFPKDFLWGGATAANQFEGAWDVDGKGPSCSDMLSGGTHTTPRRITRTIEQGVHYPSHEAIDFYHRYKEDIKLFAEMGFKTFRLSINWSRIFPTGMEQEPNEAGLQFYDDVFDELKKYNIEPLVTISHYELPFGLTQEYNGWAGREVIEHFTRYAETLFTRYQNKVKYWLTFNEINCGTAEFGAYLALGILHKDTKDFLHQVDEPAVRFQALHHQFVASARAVQIGHKINPDFKIGCMIAYMTTYPYTCNPEDILLAQEYNNIRNNYCGDIQVRGEYPHYAKRFLKEHNIELDIRDGDLEDIKAGTVDYYTFSYYMSNCVSTDPKLENTSGNINGGVKNPYLQASDWGWQIDPKGLRYSLNEIYGRYGIPMMVVENGLGAFDTVEADGSINDSYRIDYLKEHIKQMGEAIKDGVELWGYTPWGCIDLVSASTGEMEKRYGFIYVDKDNQGKGTLDRKKKASFFWYKDVIESNGENC